One Oncorhynchus masou masou isolate Uvic2021 chromosome 18, UVic_Omas_1.1, whole genome shotgun sequence DNA window includes the following coding sequences:
- the LOC135505056 gene encoding ADP-ribosylation factor 1-like translates to MGNMFGSLFKGLFGKKEMRILMVGLDAAGKTTILYKLKLGEIVTTIPTIGFNVETVEYKNISFTVWDVGGQDKIRPLWRHYFQNTQGLIFVVDSNDRERVNEAREELQRMLAEDELRDAVLLVFANKQDLPNAMNAAEITDKLGLHALRQRSWYIQATCATSGDGLYEGLDWLSNQLKNQK, encoded by the exons ATGGGGAATATGTTTGGAAGCCTGTTCAAGGGCCTATTTGGCAAGAAGGAGATGAGGATTCTCATGGTTGGACTCGATGCGGCTGGAAAAACGACTATCCTGTACAAACTCAAACTAGGAGAGATTGTTACCACCATTCCAACAATTG GTTTTAATGTAGAAACGGTAGAATACAAGAACATCAGCTTCACAGTGTGGGACGTTGGCGGTCAAGACAAAATCAGGCCGCTGTGGCGCCACTACTTCCAGAACACTCAAG GTCTTATCTTTGTGGTGGACAGCAACGACCGGGAGCGAGTGAACGAGGCGAGGGAGGAGTTGCAGAGAATGCTCGCAGAGGATGAGCTAAGAGATGCTGTGCTGCTCGTTTTTGCAAACAAACAG GACCTTCCCAATGCAATGAATGCTGCAGAGATCACAGACAAGCTGGGGCTCCACGCTCTCCGCCAGCGCAGCTGGTACATCCAGGCCACTTGTGCTACCAGTGGGGACGGCCTCTACGAGGGCCTTGACTGGCTCTCCAACCAACTCAAGAACCAGAAATGA